The sequence ATTCGCGCTGGAAGAGGATGCCAGCGGCCGGCGGCGCATGCGCGGCGGCCCGCAGGTGACCTGCGGCCACGGCGCTGTGCCGGCGCTGGAATTGCTGAGCGCCGCCGAGCAGGTCGCCGCCGCCACCGCGCGCCATACCGGCATGATCGATTGAGGCCGCGCCCGGCTCTTTCGGGCATCTGACTTCCGCAGCCTCTGGGTCTCCCCGTTCACAGGACTTCCGACGCGCCGTCGCCGGGCGGATCGGTGCTGGCATCACGCGGCCAATCATGTATATGGACGGATACATGTATATCACGGGATATATGAGGGGGCCCGCCATGACGTCTCGCCGCCTTGTCCTGCGCAGCCTTGCCGCTGCCGCCGTCGCCGCCCTTCTCGGCACAGCGCTCCCGGCGCCCGTGCGGGCCGAGGCACCCGTCACCGTCTTCGCCGCCGCCAGCCTGACCAATGCGTTTCAGGACATCGGCAAGCTCTACAAGGCGAAGACCGGCACGGAGGTCGCCTTCTCCTTCGCGGCCTCCTCGGCGCTGGCCAAGCAGCTGGAGGCCGGCGCACCGGCGGGGATTTTCGCTTCCGCCGACAACAAATGGATGGACTATGCCGAGAGCAAGGACCTGACGCTGAAGGCCACCCGCGTTACCCCGATCGGCAACAGCCTCGTGCTCATAATGCCGGCGGACAAGGCCAAGGATGTGACCATCAGCGCCGCCTTCGACTGGATGGCCTTCCTCGGCGCCGATGGCCGCATCGCCACTGGCATCACCGACAGCGTGCCGATCGGCATCTATGCCAAGACCGCGCTGACCACTCTCGGCGCGTGGGACAAGGTGAAGGAGCGCGTCGTCGGCGCCGAGAGCGTGCGCGCGGCGCTGGCGCTGGTCGAGCGCGGCGAGGCGGCCGCCGGCATCGTCT comes from Ancylobacter polymorphus and encodes:
- the modA gene encoding molybdate ABC transporter substrate-binding protein, which translates into the protein MTSRRLVLRSLAAAAVAALLGTALPAPVRAEAPVTVFAAASLTNAFQDIGKLYKAKTGTEVAFSFAASSALAKQLEAGAPAGIFASADNKWMDYAESKDLTLKATRVTPIGNSLVLIMPADKAKDVTISAAFDWMAFLGADGRIATGITDSVPIGIYAKTALTTLGAWDKVKERVVGAESVRAALALVERGEAAAGIVYSTDAAVAKNVKVVATFPANSHPPVEYPFEIVKGQDTAATRAFFDFLVGPEAKAVYAKYGFVVK